From the genome of Triticum aestivum cultivar Chinese Spring chromosome 3B, IWGSC CS RefSeq v2.1, whole genome shotgun sequence, one region includes:
- the LOC123072326 gene encoding uncharacterized protein isoform X1: MSLSFRLRWNSKGKAMDDAALALLRRHQAVAATRCRDEGEEESCFPGVHPLSRNDTQPQARDACVGGSRSTSFSTHVRHPPWMMTTTRASTATTTPRTWSNSATTSSTARLRPWSCSASTTTSSPVSQSPTSSSLSCAAIAVP, translated from the exons ATGTCGTTGTCGTTTCGCTTGCGCTGGAACAGCAAAGGGAAGGCCATGGACGACGCCGCTCTAGCCCTTCTCCGACGCCATCAAG CAGTAGCAGCAACTCGATGCAgggacgagggagaggaggagtCCTGCTTCCCCGGCGTGCATCCTCTCTCTCGGAACGACACCCAACCTCAAGCGAGAG ATGCATGTGTGGGTGGCAGCAGATCAACCTCCTTCTCAACCCACGT CAGGCATCCTCCGTGGATGATGACGACAACCAGGGCATCCACCGCCACGACGACACCCCGCACATGGTCCAACTCGGCTACAACCTCCTCTACCGCGCGACTGCGGCCGTGGTCGTGTTCGGCATCGACTACAACCTCCTCTCCAGTGAGTCAATCTCCTACCTCTAGCTCCCTCTCTTGTGCTGCTATAGCAGTACCTTGA
- the LOC123072326 gene encoding uncharacterized protein isoform X3 yields MQGRGRGGVLLPRRASSLSERHPTSSERCMCGWQQINLLLNPRASSVDDDDNQGIHRHDDTPHMVQLGYNLLYRATAAVVVFGIDYNLLSRSLVHYTDCMPPLSSLPRLPHHRHRPSAFSFDAVVDS; encoded by the exons ATGCAgggacgagggagaggaggagtCCTGCTTCCCCGGCGTGCATCCTCTCTCTCGGAACGACACCCAACCTCAAGCGAGAG ATGCATGTGTGGGTGGCAGCAGATCAACCTCCTTCTCAACCCACGT GCATCCTCCGTGGATGATGACGACAACCAGGGCATCCACCGCCACGACGACACCCCGCACATGGTCCAACTCGGCTACAACCTCCTCTACCGCGCGACTGCGGCCGTGGTCGTGTTCGGCATCGACTACAACCTCCTCTCCA GATCTTTGGTTCATTATACTGACTGCATGCCACCTCTGTCATCGCTGCCCCGTCTCCCGCACCATCGGCACCGCCCCTCCGCCTTCTCCTTTGATGCTGTAGTGGATTCTTAG
- the LOC123072326 gene encoding uncharacterized protein isoform X2, producing the protein MQGRGRGGVLLPRRASSLSERHPTSSERCMCGWQQINLLLNPRQASSVDDDDNQGIHRHDDTPHMVQLGYNLLYRATAAVVVFGIDYNLLSRSLVHYTDCMPPLSSLPRLPHHRHRPSAFSFDAVVDS; encoded by the exons ATGCAgggacgagggagaggaggagtCCTGCTTCCCCGGCGTGCATCCTCTCTCTCGGAACGACACCCAACCTCAAGCGAGAG ATGCATGTGTGGGTGGCAGCAGATCAACCTCCTTCTCAACCCACGT CAGGCATCCTCCGTGGATGATGACGACAACCAGGGCATCCACCGCCACGACGACACCCCGCACATGGTCCAACTCGGCTACAACCTCCTCTACCGCGCGACTGCGGCCGTGGTCGTGTTCGGCATCGACTACAACCTCCTCTCCA GATCTTTGGTTCATTATACTGACTGCATGCCACCTCTGTCATCGCTGCCCCGTCTCCCGCACCATCGGCACCGCCCCTCCGCCTTCTCCTTTGATGCTGTAGTGGATTCTTAG